A DNA window from Actinomadura coerulea contains the following coding sequences:
- a CDS encoding TetR/AcrR family transcriptional regulator: MASPERRGGGRPPRISRAEIIETARRIVDEEGAGRLTMRRLAKEVGSTPMALYHHVRDKEELLLLLLEDYASRNLRRPDLPGDPRERVVVLAAAIRETLAGCPWIVEVLTADDLMAEEALWYNERIVDALMECGLTIERAVHGYRAVWYYTAGEMLVRAASARRRAADDRPTYRDRVFAGLDPAELPRLASLSGRWAELTAQDTYLDGLRALVDGLTREPGPQATPPAPDRL; the protein is encoded by the coding sequence ATGGCGTCCCCAGAGCGGCGGGGCGGCGGCAGGCCGCCCCGCATCTCCCGCGCGGAGATCATCGAGACCGCCCGCCGGATCGTGGACGAGGAGGGGGCCGGCAGGCTGACGATGCGGCGGCTGGCCAAGGAGGTCGGCAGCACGCCGATGGCGCTCTACCACCATGTGCGGGACAAGGAGGAGCTCCTTCTCCTGCTCCTGGAGGACTACGCCTCCCGGAACCTGCGCAGGCCCGACCTGCCCGGGGACCCCCGCGAGCGCGTCGTCGTGCTGGCCGCGGCCATCCGGGAGACGCTGGCCGGCTGCCCGTGGATCGTGGAGGTGCTCACCGCCGACGACCTGATGGCGGAGGAGGCGCTCTGGTACAACGAGCGGATCGTGGACGCTCTGATGGAGTGCGGTCTCACTATCGAGCGCGCCGTCCACGGGTACCGGGCAGTCTGGTACTACACGGCGGGGGAGATGCTCGTGCGGGCCGCGTCCGCCCGCAGGCGCGCGGCGGACGACCGGCCCACCTACCGCGACCGGGTCTTCGCCGGACTCGACCCGGCGGAGCTGCCGCGTCTGGCGTCCCTGTCGGGTCGCTGGGCGGAGCTGACCGCGCAGGACACCTACCTCGACGGGCTGCGCGCCCTCGTCGACGGCCTCACCCGAGAACCAGGGCCGCAGGCGACGCCGCCCGCGCCGGACCGCTTGTGA
- a CDS encoding GntR family transcriptional regulator: MGRLGELEPVPRKSTVEIVSDELRSAIMYGSLEPGAQLGEAELAARLGISRGPLREAMQRLVQEGLLVSEPHRGLFVITLDEGDVEDVYLARLAIEREACRLIMVRNRGEAVARLTEALEALVAAARERDRVAMSDADQAFHEVLVSSSGSPRLERMAHTLLVETRMCLNALQDTYPEPGDLVEEHRRLVDAIGDGEEEHLLTLIEEHMTDSIHRLRES; the protein is encoded by the coding sequence ATGGGCCGACTGGGTGAGCTGGAGCCTGTTCCCCGAAAGTCGACGGTGGAGATCGTCTCGGACGAGCTGCGCTCGGCGATCATGTACGGGTCCCTGGAGCCCGGCGCGCAGCTCGGCGAGGCCGAGCTCGCCGCGCGCCTCGGCATCAGCCGCGGACCGCTGCGCGAGGCCATGCAGCGGCTCGTCCAGGAGGGGCTGCTGGTCAGCGAGCCGCACCGCGGGCTGTTCGTGATCACGCTGGACGAGGGGGACGTCGAGGACGTCTACCTCGCCCGGCTCGCGATCGAGCGCGAGGCCTGCCGGCTGATCATGGTGCGCAACCGGGGCGAGGCCGTGGCCCGGCTCACCGAGGCGCTGGAGGCGCTCGTGGCCGCCGCCCGCGAGCGCGACCGGGTCGCGATGAGCGACGCCGACCAGGCGTTCCACGAGGTGCTGGTCAGCTCGTCGGGCAGCCCCCGGCTGGAGCGGATGGCGCACACGCTGCTGGTGGAGACGCGCATGTGCCTGAACGCGCTGCAGGACACCTATCCCGAGCCCGGCGACCTCGTCGAGGAGCACCGGCGGCTCGTCGACGCGATCGGCGACGGGGAGGAGGAGCACCTGCTCACCCTCATCGAGGAGCACATGACCGACTCCATCCACCGCCTCCGCGAGTCATAA
- a CDS encoding esterase/lipase family protein encodes MRFTRLRSWAVIAAAVPAALGLAGTAAPAAHAETSPQGANDWNCKPSFPHPRPVVLVHGTFENMAFNWQKLSPALKKAGYCVYALNYGGPKDGPVQGIGDIPTSAGELAAFVDRVTASTGASKVDIVGHSQGGMMPRYYMKFLGGAAKVNKLVGVVPSNHGTNMSGLVELGALLGITQAVVKAAPAAGQQIVGSDFLKKLNEGGDTVPGPTYIVLSTKYDEVVTPYTSEFLNGSNAQNVLLQDKCANDTNAHVGIAFDPVMIKFVLNSLDVWGPYWPIDCANPLG; translated from the coding sequence ATGCGTTTCACGCGACTCCGCTCGTGGGCGGTCATCGCCGCGGCGGTCCCCGCCGCCCTCGGCCTGGCCGGGACGGCCGCGCCCGCCGCGCACGCCGAGACGAGCCCGCAGGGGGCGAACGACTGGAACTGCAAACCCTCGTTCCCGCACCCCCGCCCCGTGGTGCTCGTGCACGGCACGTTCGAGAACATGGCGTTCAACTGGCAGAAGCTCTCCCCGGCGCTGAAGAAGGCCGGGTACTGCGTCTACGCCCTCAACTACGGCGGCCCGAAGGACGGCCCCGTCCAGGGGATCGGCGACATCCCCACGTCGGCCGGTGAGCTGGCTGCGTTCGTCGACAGGGTCACCGCCTCCACCGGGGCGTCCAAGGTCGACATCGTCGGGCACTCGCAGGGCGGCATGATGCCGCGGTACTACATGAAGTTCCTCGGCGGCGCCGCGAAGGTGAACAAGCTGGTCGGCGTCGTGCCGTCCAACCACGGCACCAACATGTCGGGGCTGGTGGAGCTGGGCGCCCTGCTCGGCATCACGCAGGCGGTCGTGAAGGCGGCGCCGGCCGCGGGCCAGCAGATCGTCGGCTCCGACTTCCTGAAGAAGCTGAACGAGGGCGGCGACACCGTGCCCGGCCCGACCTACATCGTGCTGTCCACGAAGTACGACGAGGTCGTCACGCCCTACACCTCGGAGTTCCTCAACGGCTCCAACGCGCAGAACGTCCTGCTGCAGGACAAGTGCGCGAACGACACCAACGCGCACGTCGGCATCGCCTTCGACCCGGTGATGATCAAGTTCGTGCTGAACTCGCTCGACGTCTGGGGCCCGTACTGGCCCATCGACTGCGCGAACCCCCTCGGCTGA
- a CDS encoding aspartate/glutamate racemase family protein encodes MRQNGLRAGFLYPGYSAEDDYPAIERALGEVSLPVVHTLMREDAHRVDALLDIGGADVLGDGARALRGLGVKAAVWACTSGSFVFGWDGAAQQVAGVREAAGVPASSTSFAFVHAAQALGVTRVAVAATYPADVAERFVAFLAHAGIEVVALSCRGIVTAAEVGTLGRDEVLEFVAANDHPDAEAVLVPDTALHTVAWLDKLEARVGKPVLTANQVSVWEGLRLASGPEGLPPRTGLGRLFSVPAAVPLRGRHAWHI; translated from the coding sequence ATGCGGCAGAACGGGTTGCGCGCGGGGTTCCTCTACCCCGGCTACAGCGCCGAGGACGACTACCCCGCCATCGAGCGCGCCCTGGGGGAGGTCAGCCTCCCGGTCGTGCACACGCTGATGCGCGAGGACGCCCACCGCGTCGACGCGCTGCTGGACATCGGCGGCGCCGACGTGCTCGGCGACGGCGCCCGCGCGCTGCGCGGCCTCGGCGTGAAGGCCGCCGTGTGGGCGTGCACCAGCGGAAGCTTCGTGTTCGGCTGGGACGGCGCCGCGCAGCAGGTCGCGGGGGTGCGCGAGGCGGCGGGCGTGCCCGCCTCCAGCACGTCGTTCGCGTTCGTGCACGCGGCGCAGGCCCTCGGCGTGACCCGGGTCGCGGTCGCCGCGACCTATCCCGCCGACGTCGCCGAGCGGTTCGTCGCGTTCCTCGCCCACGCCGGCATCGAGGTGGTGGCGCTGTCCTGCCGGGGCATCGTCACCGCCGCCGAGGTCGGCACCCTCGGCCGCGACGAGGTGCTGGAGTTCGTCGCGGCCAACGACCATCCGGACGCCGAGGCGGTGCTGGTGCCCGACACCGCGCTGCACACGGTGGCCTGGCTCGACAAACTGGAGGCGCGGGTCGGCAAGCCGGTGCTGACCGCCAACCAGGTGAGCGTGTGGGAGGGGCTGCGGCTCGCGTCCGGGCCCGAGGGCCTCCCGCCGCGCACCGGGCTGGGCCGGCTGTTCTCCGTCCCCGCCGCCGTCCCCCTGCGGGGACGGCACGCATGGCATATCTGA
- a CDS encoding acyl-CoA dehydrogenase family protein produces the protein MNPWQTPERAALRSLVRDFTAREIVPFLAGWEDAGELPRSLHARAAEAGLLGAGFPEEAGGSGGELFDALIVAEEIIQSGGSGGVVASLFTHGIALPHIIASGDGRLIERFARPTLAGELIGALGVTEPGTGSDVAGIRTTAVRDGGHYVVDGAKMFITSGVRADYVTTAVRTGGPGFDGISLLVVEKGAPGFTVSKPLRKMGWLCSDTAELSFDGVRVPAQNLVGAENSGFLQIVQNFVTERLSLAVQAYATAQRCLDLTLAWVRDRETFGRPLASRQLVRHKIAEMARRTDVARTYTRAVAERHAAGEDVLTETAYAKNTAVLACEHVVHEAVQLHGGTGYMRESEVERHYRDARILGIGGGTNEIMNEIAAKRLGL, from the coding sequence TTGAATCCCTGGCAGACCCCGGAGCGCGCGGCGCTGCGCTCCCTGGTCCGCGACTTCACCGCGCGGGAGATCGTGCCGTTCCTGGCCGGCTGGGAGGACGCGGGCGAGCTGCCCCGCTCCCTGCACGCGCGGGCCGCGGAGGCGGGGCTGCTCGGGGCCGGGTTCCCGGAGGAGGCGGGCGGGTCCGGCGGGGAGCTGTTCGACGCGCTGATCGTCGCCGAGGAGATCATCCAGTCCGGCGGGTCGGGCGGCGTGGTCGCCTCCCTGTTCACGCACGGGATCGCGCTCCCCCACATCATCGCCTCCGGGGACGGGCGGCTGATCGAGCGGTTCGCGCGCCCCACCCTCGCCGGGGAGCTGATCGGCGCGCTCGGCGTCACCGAGCCCGGCACCGGGTCGGACGTCGCGGGCATCCGCACCACCGCCGTCCGCGACGGCGGGCACTACGTCGTCGACGGCGCCAAGATGTTCATCACCTCGGGCGTGCGGGCCGACTACGTCACCACGGCGGTGCGGACGGGCGGGCCCGGCTTCGACGGCATCTCCCTGCTGGTCGTGGAGAAGGGCGCCCCCGGGTTCACCGTGTCGAAGCCGCTGCGCAAGATGGGCTGGCTCTGCTCGGACACCGCGGAGCTGTCGTTCGACGGCGTCCGCGTCCCCGCGCAGAACCTCGTCGGCGCGGAGAACAGCGGGTTCCTGCAGATCGTCCAGAACTTCGTGACCGAGCGGCTCTCCCTGGCCGTCCAGGCCTACGCGACGGCGCAGCGCTGCCTGGACCTCACCCTGGCCTGGGTCCGGGACCGGGAGACGTTCGGGCGCCCGCTGGCCTCCCGGCAGCTCGTCCGGCACAAGATCGCCGAGATGGCGCGGCGGACCGACGTCGCCCGCACCTACACCCGCGCGGTCGCCGAACGGCACGCCGCCGGGGAGGACGTCCTCACCGAGACCGCCTACGCCAAGAACACCGCCGTCCTGGCCTGCGAGCACGTGGTGCACGAGGCCGTCCAGCTGCACGGCGGGACGGGCTACATGCGCGAGTCGGAGGTGGAGCGCCACTACCGCGACGCCCGCATCCTCGGCATCGGCGGCGGCACCAACGAGATCATGAACGAGATCGCCGCCAAGCGCCTCGGGCTGTGA
- a CDS encoding cupin, which yields MNPIDMFASALVLHPDGAVRAAERRMTSGDGGWQIAAFHAETDEDVHADHWEVHPAAEEAVCCLSGGLRICFRPEEPGGEEEMVRLPAGTAVVVPRGRWHRLELDAPSDVMSVTLRQGSRLERRTV from the coding sequence ATGAATCCGATCGACATGTTCGCCTCCGCCCTCGTCCTCCACCCGGACGGCGCGGTTCGCGCGGCCGAGCGCCGCATGACGAGCGGCGACGGCGGCTGGCAGATCGCGGCCTTCCACGCCGAGACCGACGAGGACGTCCACGCCGACCACTGGGAGGTGCATCCGGCCGCGGAGGAGGCGGTGTGCTGCCTGTCCGGCGGCCTGCGGATCTGCTTCCGTCCCGAGGAGCCCGGCGGCGAGGAGGAAATGGTGCGGTTGCCCGCCGGCACGGCCGTCGTCGTCCCCCGCGGCCGCTGGCACCGCCTGGAACTGGACGCCCCGAGCGACGTCATGTCCGTCACCCTCCGCCAGGGCTCCCGGCTGGAGAGGCGCACCGTCTGA
- a CDS encoding aspartate aminotransferase family protein, whose product MAMLSPLLKQATPVLAERGEGVYLYDAEGRRHLDFTAGIGVTNTGHCHPRVVEAAQQQVGTLIHGQYTTVMHRPLLRLTEALGEVLPEGLDSLFFLNSGSEAVEAAIRLARHATGRQNIVVFHGSFHGRTMGAAALTTAGTKFRAGIGPLMPGAAIAPFPQAYRYGWPEEEATRFALRELDYLLATASPASDTAAFVVEPVLGEGGYIPAPPAFLEGLRERADRHGILLVMDEVQTGFGRTGRFWGHEHSAARPDVLITAKGLASGFPLSAIAAPEALMAKARPGSQGGTYGGNAVSCAAALATLRVIADEDLVGNSAVQGARLNDGLRKIAADHPAIGDVRGLGLMQASEFTTPDGDPDAAAAARAHGAAAERGLLLLTCGAYGNVVRMIPPLIVTGEQVDDGLALWADAVADALG is encoded by the coding sequence ATGGCGATGCTGTCTCCCCTGCTGAAGCAGGCCACCCCCGTCCTCGCCGAGCGCGGCGAGGGCGTCTACCTCTACGACGCCGAGGGCCGCCGGCACCTGGACTTCACCGCGGGCATCGGCGTCACCAACACCGGGCACTGCCACCCGCGCGTGGTGGAGGCCGCCCAGCAGCAGGTCGGCACGCTCATCCACGGCCAGTACACGACGGTCATGCACCGGCCGCTGCTGCGGCTGACCGAGGCGCTCGGCGAGGTGCTGCCCGAGGGCCTGGACTCGCTGTTCTTCCTCAACAGCGGCAGCGAGGCGGTCGAGGCGGCCATCCGGCTCGCCCGGCACGCCACCGGCCGGCAGAACATCGTCGTCTTCCACGGCTCCTTCCACGGCCGGACGATGGGCGCCGCCGCGCTCACCACGGCGGGCACGAAGTTCCGCGCCGGGATCGGCCCGCTCATGCCGGGCGCGGCGATCGCGCCGTTCCCGCAGGCCTACCGGTACGGGTGGCCGGAGGAGGAGGCGACGCGGTTCGCGCTGCGCGAGCTCGACTACCTGCTCGCCACCGCGAGCCCGGCGTCCGACACGGCCGCCTTCGTGGTCGAGCCCGTCCTCGGCGAGGGCGGCTACATCCCCGCGCCGCCCGCCTTCCTGGAGGGGCTGCGCGAGCGCGCCGACCGGCACGGCATCCTCCTGGTCATGGACGAGGTGCAGACCGGGTTCGGGCGGACCGGCCGGTTCTGGGGCCACGAGCACTCCGCCGCGCGTCCCGACGTCCTGATCACGGCCAAGGGCCTGGCGAGCGGGTTCCCGCTGTCGGCGATCGCGGCGCCGGAGGCGCTGATGGCCAAGGCCCGCCCGGGGTCGCAGGGCGGCACGTACGGGGGCAACGCGGTCTCGTGCGCCGCCGCGCTCGCGACGCTGCGGGTCATCGCCGACGAGGACCTGGTCGGCAACTCCGCCGTGCAGGGCGCGCGGCTGAACGACGGGCTCCGCAAGATCGCCGCCGACCACCCGGCGATCGGCGACGTGCGCGGGCTCGGGCTCATGCAGGCCAGCGAGTTCACCACGCCGGACGGCGATCCCGACGCCGCCGCCGCGGCGCGGGCGCACGGGGCCGCCGCCGAGCGCGGGCTGCTGCTGCTGACCTGCGGCGCGTACGGCAACGTCGTCCGGATGATCCCGCCGCTGATCGTCACCGGGGAGCAGGTCGACGACGGGCTCGCCCTGTGGGCGGACGCCGTCGCCGACGCCCTCGGCTAG
- a CDS encoding CaiB/BaiF CoA transferase family protein gives MGNGPLSGVRVIELAGIGPGPFAAMLLADLGADVIRVDRASAVRDGQAAGGTDFTNRGKRSIAIDLKNERGREVVLRLVEKSDVLLEGFRPGVTERLGIGPDDCLARNPRLVYGRMTGWGQEGPLAHAAGHDVGYIAITGALHAIGRAGGPPQVPMNLLGDFAGGSMYLVTGVLAALLEARASGRGQVVDAAIVDGTAHLSTFIHGFLAGGIWEDRRGVNMLDTGAPWYDVYETSDGRHMAVGAIEPQFYAEFLRRLGLEGEDLPAQYDRDRWPAMRERFAAAFRTRTRDEWTEVFVPSDACVAPVLSLTEAAEHPFNTSREVFPELAGHRQPAPAPRFSRTPAETDGVPVLPGGQTRAVLDDLGFDDAETLLKEGAVAQA, from the coding sequence ATGGGCAACGGGCCGCTCTCCGGAGTACGGGTGATCGAGCTGGCCGGGATCGGGCCGGGACCGTTCGCGGCGATGCTGCTGGCCGACCTCGGCGCCGACGTGATCCGCGTCGACCGCGCCTCCGCCGTCCGGGACGGGCAGGCCGCCGGCGGCACCGACTTCACCAACCGCGGCAAGCGGTCGATCGCCATCGACCTCAAGAACGAGCGCGGCAGGGAGGTCGTCCTCCGCCTGGTGGAGAAGTCCGACGTCCTGCTCGAAGGGTTCCGCCCCGGCGTCACCGAGCGGCTCGGCATCGGCCCGGACGACTGCCTGGCCCGCAACCCCCGCCTGGTCTACGGGCGGATGACCGGCTGGGGGCAGGAGGGGCCGCTGGCGCACGCCGCGGGCCACGACGTCGGATACATCGCGATCACCGGCGCCCTGCACGCCATCGGCCGCGCGGGCGGGCCGCCCCAGGTCCCGATGAACCTGCTCGGCGACTTCGCGGGCGGCAGCATGTACCTCGTCACCGGCGTCCTCGCGGCCCTGCTCGAGGCCCGGGCGAGCGGGCGCGGCCAGGTCGTCGACGCCGCCATCGTGGACGGCACCGCCCACCTGTCGACCTTCATCCACGGCTTCCTCGCGGGCGGCATCTGGGAGGACCGCCGCGGCGTCAACATGCTCGACACCGGTGCCCCCTGGTACGACGTCTACGAGACCTCCGACGGCCGCCACATGGCCGTCGGCGCCATCGAGCCGCAGTTCTACGCCGAGTTCCTCCGCCGGCTCGGCCTCGAGGGCGAGGACCTGCCCGCCCAGTACGACCGCGACCGGTGGCCCGCCATGCGCGAGCGCTTCGCCGCCGCCTTCCGCACGAGGACCCGCGACGAGTGGACGGAGGTCTTCGTCCCGAGCGACGCCTGCGTGGCCCCCGTCCTGTCGCTGACCGAGGCCGCCGAGCACCCCTTCAACACCTCCCGCGAGGTCTTCCCCGAGCTCGCCGGCCACCGCCAGCCGGCCCCGGCCCCGCGCTTCTCCCGGACCCCGGCCGAGACCGACGGCGTCCCCGTCCTCCCCGGCGGCCAGACCAGGGCCGTCCTGGACGACCTCGGCTTCGACGACGCCGAGACCCTCCTCAAGGAAGGCGCCGTAGCCCAGGCCTGA
- a CDS encoding MFS transporter codes for MVLAAASVAQFVVALDMAVVNVALPAIRTSLGFTPVDLAWVVHVYALAFGGFLLLGGRAGDLYGRRRLFVLGLAVFGLSSLGGGLAQAPWQLVAARAGQGLGAAAVAPAALALLTTTFEGRARVRALGVWSAVNAAGGALGVLAGGVLTEYAGWRWVMLVNLPIVAAALVLVPMGVPAARPAARERADVLGAVLATGGIGLLVFGVVRTDTLGWTSARTLATLAASAALLAAFVFAESRSPAPLVRLGLLRSPWVAGANLIVFFAAAGQFSAFYFVSLYMQQVLHMGAAETGAAFLPFSAGLVAGTVAATRITSARSPRASLVPGGLLAAAGLGWFALISPGGGFLTDVLGPSLLCSVGTGLVLAPVAVAATTGVAPREAGMASGLLNSSRQLGGCVGLAALATVAAHRTGGATTEPALNDGYALSLAVSAALFLVAAAVAATLPRRGAAAPHSSASKKNRLEGTRS; via the coding sequence ATGGTGCTGGCGGCCGCGTCCGTCGCCCAGTTCGTCGTCGCCCTCGACATGGCGGTGGTGAACGTCGCGCTGCCCGCGATCCGGACGTCCCTCGGCTTCACCCCGGTCGACCTGGCCTGGGTCGTGCACGTCTACGCGCTCGCCTTCGGCGGGTTCCTGCTGCTCGGCGGCCGGGCCGGCGACCTGTACGGGCGGCGCCGGCTGTTCGTCCTCGGCCTCGCGGTGTTCGGCCTCAGCTCGCTCGGCGGCGGCCTGGCCCAGGCACCCTGGCAGCTCGTTGCCGCCCGCGCGGGGCAGGGCCTGGGCGCCGCGGCGGTAGCCCCGGCCGCCCTCGCGCTGCTGACGACCACGTTCGAGGGCCGCGCACGCGTCCGGGCGCTCGGCGTGTGGAGCGCCGTGAACGCGGCGGGCGGCGCGCTCGGCGTCCTCGCGGGCGGCGTCCTGACCGAGTACGCGGGCTGGCGCTGGGTGATGCTGGTCAACCTGCCGATCGTGGCGGCCGCCCTGGTCCTCGTCCCGATGGGGGTCCCCGCGGCGCGGCCCGCCGCGCGGGAGCGGGCGGACGTGCTCGGCGCGGTGCTCGCCACCGGCGGCATCGGGCTTCTGGTGTTCGGAGTCGTCCGCACCGACACCCTCGGCTGGACCTCCGCGCGGACCCTCGCCACCCTGGCCGCGTCGGCGGCCCTCCTCGCGGCGTTCGTGTTCGCCGAGTCGCGATCCCCGGCACCGCTCGTCCGTCTCGGTCTGCTGCGAAGCCCCTGGGTGGCCGGCGCGAACCTGATCGTGTTCTTCGCCGCCGCGGGCCAGTTCTCCGCCTTCTACTTCGTGTCCCTTTACATGCAGCAGGTCCTGCACATGGGGGCGGCCGAGACGGGCGCGGCGTTCCTGCCCTTCTCCGCCGGGCTGGTGGCCGGGACCGTGGCCGCCACCCGCATCACCTCCGCCCGGTCGCCGCGCGCCTCGCTGGTCCCCGGCGGCCTGCTCGCCGCCGCGGGACTCGGCTGGTTCGCCCTCATCAGCCCCGGCGGCGGCTTCCTCACCGACGTCCTCGGGCCCTCCCTGCTGTGCAGCGTCGGCACCGGCCTCGTCCTCGCCCCGGTCGCCGTCGCCGCCACCACCGGGGTCGCGCCCCGCGAGGCGGGCATGGCCTCGGGCCTGCTCAACAGCTCCCGCCAGCTCGGCGGCTGCGTCGGCCTGGCGGCACTGGCGACCGTCGCCGCCCACCGCACCGGCGGCGCCACGACCGAGCCCGCGCTCAACGACGGCTACGCCCTGAGCCTCGCCGTCTCCGCCGCGCTCTTCCTCGTCGCGGCCGCGGTCGCCGCGACCCTCCCGCGCCGCGGTGCCGCCGCCCCGCACTCCTCCGCATCCAAGAAAAACCGACTGGAAGGAACACGCTCATGA
- a CDS encoding Asp/Glu racemase, which produces MTFDPSLVVGPELLAQHGIGVVAPFDFALDRELWRWTPDDVSLFMTRLPYVPVPVTVEMASALSDQSIVRQATRDVLAPEPLTVAYACASGSFIRGRAGELQLHESMLQAGAPVSTTTSGALVESLGLLGARRIAVVTPYIDAVTERLVSFLGEHGIDVVSSVGLGLLSHIWKVGYGEIVSAVSAVDCPEAEAVFISCTNVPTYDIIAPLEQMIGKPVLTANQVTMCSALRAMGRTASGPGQSLVGLAPFTAA; this is translated from the coding sequence ATGACATTCGACCCCTCGCTGGTCGTCGGCCCCGAGCTGCTCGCCCAGCACGGCATCGGGGTGGTCGCGCCGTTCGACTTCGCCCTCGACCGGGAGCTGTGGCGCTGGACGCCCGACGACGTGTCGCTGTTCATGACCCGGCTGCCGTACGTGCCGGTCCCGGTCACGGTGGAGATGGCCTCGGCACTGTCGGACCAGTCGATCGTCCGGCAGGCGACCCGCGACGTCCTGGCCCCCGAGCCGCTCACGGTCGCCTACGCGTGCGCGTCGGGCAGCTTCATCCGCGGCAGGGCGGGCGAACTGCAGCTCCACGAGTCGATGCTCCAGGCCGGCGCGCCGGTCTCGACGACGACCTCGGGCGCGCTGGTGGAGTCGCTGGGCCTGCTCGGCGCCCGCCGCATCGCGGTGGTCACGCCCTACATCGACGCCGTCACCGAGCGGCTCGTGTCGTTCCTCGGCGAGCACGGCATCGATGTGGTGTCCTCCGTCGGGCTGGGGCTGCTCAGCCACATCTGGAAGGTCGGCTACGGCGAGATCGTGTCGGCGGTGTCGGCGGTGGACTGCCCCGAGGCCGAGGCCGTCTTCATCAGCTGCACGAACGTGCCGACCTACGACATCATCGCGCCGCTGGAGCAGATGATCGGCAAGCCGGTGCTGACCGCCAACCAGGTGACGATGTGCTCGGCGCTGCGCGCCATGGGCCGTACGGCGTCCGGTCCCGGCCAGTCCCTGGTCGGGCTCGCTCCCTTCACGGCGGCCTAG